A portion of the Pseudoxanthomonas sp. JBR18 genome contains these proteins:
- a CDS encoding sigma-70 family RNA polymerase sigma factor has protein sequence MHALTLDDTLHRDLPAARHGDAAAYGRIVSACQNTVTAIALAITRDVGASEDIAQDAFLRAWQQLDRLKNHDSFLPWLRQITRNLARDHLRARSHAAMTGEQAELAIAIAADPAPQPAEHLLITEQETVAADIIGALPEDSRETLLLYYREGQSSRQVAALLGLSDAAVRKRLSRARDTVREELLQRFGQFARGSAPSAAFTATLAGMISVAAKPAAAATVEVAAGTLGGGMLGKLALGSVGAAGLGTVLGALLGGGITTWLMRKVLFRFTETPEERNAVWAAYRRYIVVSMVWFGAVLVVAAFTTQAWLFALSVLMSLGAITYEMLVPLRQVMAPLIARDTARAPQTAARRQLAYRLSFGVGAILVTDLAMLVLALPFFLARL, from the coding sequence GTGCATGCCCTGACCCTTGATGACACGCTGCACCGCGACCTGCCAGCCGCCCGCCACGGCGACGCCGCCGCATACGGACGCATCGTGTCGGCCTGCCAGAACACTGTCACCGCCATCGCCCTGGCGATCACCCGCGACGTGGGCGCCAGCGAGGACATTGCGCAGGACGCCTTCCTGCGCGCCTGGCAACAGCTGGACCGACTGAAGAACCACGACAGCTTCCTGCCCTGGCTGCGCCAGATCACCCGCAACCTGGCGCGCGACCACCTGCGCGCGCGCAGCCACGCAGCCATGACCGGTGAGCAGGCCGAGCTGGCCATCGCCATCGCCGCAGATCCAGCACCGCAGCCGGCCGAGCACCTGCTGATCACCGAGCAGGAGACCGTGGCCGCCGACATCATCGGCGCGCTGCCTGAAGACAGCCGCGAAACCCTGCTGCTGTACTACCGCGAAGGCCAGAGTTCGCGTCAGGTCGCCGCCTTGCTGGGTCTGTCCGATGCCGCCGTGCGCAAGCGCCTGTCGCGCGCCCGCGACACGGTCCGCGAGGAACTCCTGCAGCGATTTGGCCAGTTTGCCCGCGGCAGCGCGCCCTCTGCGGCGTTCACCGCCACCCTGGCAGGGATGATTAGCGTCGCCGCCAAACCGGCGGCAGCGGCCACGGTGGAAGTGGCTGCCGGAACGCTGGGCGGCGGCATGCTGGGCAAGCTGGCGCTCGGCAGTGTCGGCGCTGCCGGGCTGGGCACGGTCCTGGGCGCCCTGCTGGGCGGTGGCATCACCACCTGGCTGATGCGCAAGGTGCTGTTCCGCTTTACCGAAACGCCAGAAGAACGAAACGCCGTCTGGGCCGCCTATCGACGCTACATCGTGGTCAGCATGGTCTGGTTTGGCGCGGTACTGGTTGTGGCCGCATTCACCACCCAGGCCTGGCTCTTCGCGCTGTCGGTGCTTATGAGTCTGGGAGCCATCACCTACGAGATGCTGGTCCCGCTGCGCCAGGTCATGGCGCCGCTGATCGCCCGGGACACCGCGCGCGCGCCGCAGACCGCGGCCAGACGCCAACTCGCTTACCGACTGAGCTTCGGCGTCGGCGCCATCCTGGTCACCGACCTCGCCATGCTGGTCCTGGCGCTGCCATTTTTCCTGGCGCGCTTGTAG
- a CDS encoding DUF2007 domain-containing protein: MRQIFTSQRVETVEGVAELLQQAGIATYISNGRSYHGRRGSQFKYSEPTAKAKQPTVWVRHADDQPRARELLRERGLLESTRPGQSRMIEFADRDDGATGKRPWALRIRLVLLALIVAAAAFTFLHHRDMRQQAQAEAQAAAARAARQPQRSPQDDGLKEDEQRVRIPMLPPAPPAK, translated from the coding sequence ATGCGCCAAATCTTCACCAGCCAGCGCGTCGAGACCGTCGAAGGCGTGGCCGAGCTGCTCCAACAGGCCGGCATCGCCACCTATATCAGCAACGGGCGCTCGTACCACGGGCGCCGCGGCAGTCAGTTCAAGTACTCCGAGCCGACCGCCAAGGCCAAGCAACCCACCGTGTGGGTGCGCCACGCCGACGATCAACCGCGGGCGCGCGAACTGCTGCGCGAGCGCGGCCTGCTGGAGAGCACCCGCCCCGGCCAGTCGCGCATGATCGAGTTCGCCGATCGTGACGACGGCGCGACCGGCAAGCGCCCCTGGGCCCTACGCATCCGCCTGGTGTTGCTGGCGCTGATCGTGGCCGCCGCGGCCTTCACCTTCCTGCATCATCGGGACATGCGCCAGCAGGCCCAGGCCGAAGCGCAGGCCGCCGCCGCGCGCGCGGCCCGGCAGCCGCAACGCAGTCCGCAGGACGACGGCCTGAAAGAGGACGAGCAGCGCGTGCGGATCCCGATGCTGCCGCCCGCGCCGCCCGCCAAGTGA
- the infC gene encoding translation initiation factor IF-3 yields MSTPDNKQNRKNQEIRVPRVRVIGSGGEMIGVLSRDEALAMAEDEGLDLVEIQPQADPPVCKIMDFGKFKFEAQKKANEAKKKTKQVEIKELKFRPVTDEGDYQIKLRNMRRFLEEGDKVKVNIRFRGREMSHQELGREMATRIENDLGEDIVIESRPRLEGRQMVMMIAPKKKQ; encoded by the coding sequence ATCAGTACCCCTGACAACAAGCAAAACCGAAAGAACCAAGAGATCCGCGTTCCGCGCGTCCGCGTGATCGGCAGCGGCGGCGAGATGATCGGCGTGCTTTCGCGTGACGAAGCGCTGGCCATGGCCGAGGACGAAGGCCTGGACTTGGTCGAGATCCAGCCACAGGCCGACCCGCCGGTGTGCAAGATCATGGACTTCGGCAAGTTCAAGTTCGAAGCCCAGAAGAAGGCCAACGAGGCCAAGAAGAAGACCAAGCAGGTCGAGATCAAGGAACTCAAGTTCCGCCCGGTCACCGACGAAGGCGACTACCAGATCAAGCTGCGCAACATGCGCCGGTTCCTGGAAGAGGGTGACAAGGTCAAGGTCAACATCCGCTTCCGCGGCCGCGAGATGAGCCACCAGGAATTGGGGCGCGAGATGGCCACGCGCATCGAAAACGACCTGGGCGAGGACATCGTGATCGAATCGCGCCCGCGCCTTGAGGGTCGGCAGATGGTCATGATGATCGCGCCGAAGAAGAAGCAGTAA
- a CDS encoding endonuclease/exonuclease/phosphatase family protein, whose protein sequence is MPLSRALSLLMSLACLTACAHNAAPSNAPTPFRVATYNTSLYSDQAGGLIAELQGDSAHARKVAAVLQDVRPDLVLLNEFDYDPEHRAADLFQRKYLETPQPGGGPALRYPYRYLAPVNTGVPSGLDLDNNGRVGGAARDYGNDAWGYGLHPGQYGMLVLSRYPIDVDAVRSFRLLKWSQVPGAANPVDPRNGKPWYSAVAWPQLRLSSKSHWDVPVHAPGGVVHFLVSHPTPPVFDGPEDRNGQRNAQEIGLWRHYLDNDAADARWLCDDAGRCGGLEAAARFVIAGDLNNDPVDGDGHHEAIVELLEHPRVLRHPTPTSAGGEATARAYAAKGLVRKGAPEQVTGDFGPKAGAMRLDYVLPSMGFSYLGGGVFWPPKSDPRSAIADGSDHHLVWADLQF, encoded by the coding sequence ATGCCTCTTTCCCGTGCCCTGTCTTTACTGATGAGCCTCGCCTGCCTGACCGCCTGTGCTCACAACGCCGCGCCGTCCAATGCGCCCACGCCGTTCCGGGTGGCGACCTACAACACCTCGCTGTATTCGGACCAGGCCGGCGGCCTGATCGCCGAATTGCAGGGCGACAGCGCGCATGCGCGCAAGGTCGCCGCGGTGCTGCAGGACGTGCGCCCGGATCTGGTCCTGCTCAACGAGTTCGACTACGACCCCGAACACCGCGCCGCAGACCTGTTCCAGCGCAAGTATCTGGAAACCCCGCAACCCGGCGGCGGACCGGCGCTGCGCTATCCCTATCGCTATCTGGCACCGGTCAACACCGGCGTGCCCAGCGGATTGGATCTGGACAACAACGGCCGCGTGGGGGGCGCGGCGCGCGACTACGGCAACGATGCCTGGGGCTACGGCCTGCACCCGGGGCAGTACGGGATGCTGGTGCTGTCGCGGTATCCGATCGATGTGGACGCGGTGCGCAGCTTCCGCCTGCTGAAGTGGTCCCAGGTGCCCGGCGCCGCCAATCCGGTCGATCCGCGCAATGGCAAGCCCTGGTATTCGGCCGTGGCCTGGCCGCAATTGCGGCTGTCGTCCAAGTCACACTGGGATGTCCCGGTGCATGCGCCCGGCGGCGTCGTGCATTTCCTGGTCTCGCACCCGACGCCGCCCGTGTTCGACGGCCCGGAAGACCGCAACGGCCAGCGCAACGCGCAGGAAATCGGCCTGTGGCGGCACTACCTGGACAACGACGCCGCGGACGCGCGTTGGCTCTGCGACGACGCCGGCCGCTGCGGCGGACTGGAGGCTGCCGCGCGGTTCGTCATCGCCGGCGATCTCAACAACGACCCGGTCGACGGCGACGGTCACCATGAGGCCATCGTCGAACTGCTCGAACATCCGCGCGTGCTGCGCCATCCCACGCCGACCAGCGCCGGCGGCGAGGCGACCGCGCGCGCCTACGCGGCCAAGGGGCTGGTCCGCAAGGGCGCGCCGGAGCAGGTCACCGGCGATTTCGGGCCAAAAGCCGGCGCGATGCGGCTGGATTACGTGCTGCCGTCGATGGGCTTCTCGTACCTGGGCGGCGGCGTGTTCTGGCCGCCGAAGTCCGACCCGCGCTCGGCCATCGCCGATGGCAGCGACCATCACCTGGTGTGGGCCGACCTGCAGTTCTGA
- the thrS gene encoding threonine--tRNA ligase, with the protein MITITLPDGSRREFEAPVSVMQVAQSIGAGLAKATVAGAVDGVLVDASDVIDHDAALRIITPKDAEGVEIIRHSCAHLVGHAVKQLYPDVKMVIGPVIAEGFYYDIYSERPFTPEDLEAIQQRMGELIAEDYDVIKKMTPRAEVIETFKARGEDYKLRLIEDMSDDVQAMGLYYHQEYVDMCRGPHVPNTRFLKAFKLTRISGAYWRGDAKNEQLQRIYGTAWADKKQLDAYIQRIEEAEKRDHRRIGKQQDLFHLQEEGPGLVFWHPKGWALWQVVEQYMRRVYRESGYGEVRCPQILDVSLWQKSGHWDNYQENMFFTESEKRTYAVKPMNCPGHVQVFNQGLHSYRDLPIRYGEFGACHRNEPSGALHGILRVRGFTQDDGHIFCTEAQIESEVTAFHQQALKVYSDFGFQDIQIKIALRPESRLGDDATWDKAEDALRSALRSCGVEWQELPGEGAFYGPKIEYHLQDAIGRTWQLGTMQVDFMMPARLGAEYVDENSQKKHPVMLHRAIVGSMERFIGILIEHHAGAYPAWLAPVQAVVANITDAQAEYVDEVKKILANQGFRVVSDLRNEKIGYKIREHTLQRVPYLLVVGDREKENGAVAVRTRSGEDLGTMSVQAFAERLRTEHAA; encoded by the coding sequence ATGATCACCATTACTCTTCCCGACGGCAGCCGCCGCGAATTCGAAGCCCCCGTTTCCGTCATGCAGGTGGCCCAGTCCATCGGCGCGGGCCTGGCCAAGGCCACCGTCGCCGGTGCCGTGGACGGCGTGCTGGTCGACGCCAGCGATGTGATCGACCATGACGCGGCCCTGCGCATCATCACGCCCAAGGACGCCGAGGGCGTGGAGATCATTCGCCACTCCTGCGCGCACCTGGTCGGCCACGCGGTCAAACAGCTGTATCCGGACGTGAAGATGGTCATCGGCCCGGTCATCGCCGAAGGCTTCTACTACGACATCTACTCCGAGCGTCCCTTCACCCCGGAGGATCTGGAGGCGATCCAGCAGCGCATGGGCGAGCTGATCGCCGAGGACTACGACGTCATCAAGAAGATGACCCCGCGCGCGGAGGTCATCGAGACCTTCAAGGCCCGCGGCGAGGATTACAAGCTGCGCCTGATCGAGGACATGTCCGACGATGTCCAGGCCATGGGCCTGTACTACCATCAGGAATACGTGGACATGTGCCGCGGCCCGCACGTGCCCAATACCCGCTTCCTCAAGGCGTTCAAGCTGACCCGCATTTCCGGCGCCTACTGGCGCGGCGATGCCAAGAACGAGCAGCTGCAGCGCATCTACGGCACCGCCTGGGCCGACAAGAAGCAGCTGGACGCCTACATCCAGCGCATCGAGGAAGCCGAAAAGCGCGACCACCGCCGCATCGGCAAGCAGCAGGACCTGTTTCACCTGCAGGAAGAGGGCCCGGGCCTGGTGTTCTGGCATCCCAAGGGCTGGGCGCTGTGGCAGGTGGTCGAGCAGTACATGCGCCGGGTCTATCGCGAGAGCGGTTACGGCGAGGTGCGCTGCCCGCAGATCCTGGACGTGTCGCTGTGGCAGAAGTCCGGCCACTGGGACAACTACCAGGAGAACATGTTCTTCACCGAGTCGGAGAAGCGTACCTACGCGGTCAAGCCGATGAACTGCCCGGGCCACGTTCAGGTGTTCAACCAGGGCCTGCACAGCTATCGCGACCTGCCGATCCGCTATGGCGAGTTCGGCGCCTGCCACCGCAACGAGCCCTCCGGCGCGCTGCACGGCATCCTGCGCGTGCGCGGCTTCACCCAGGACGATGGCCACATCTTCTGCACCGAGGCGCAGATCGAATCCGAGGTGACCGCCTTCCACCAGCAGGCGCTGAAGGTGTATTCGGACTTCGGCTTCCAGGACATCCAGATCAAGATCGCCTTGCGCCCGGAATCGCGCCTGGGCGACGACGCTACCTGGGACAAGGCCGAGGACGCGCTGCGCTCGGCCCTGCGCAGCTGCGGGGTGGAATGGCAGGAGCTGCCGGGCGAAGGCGCCTTCTATGGCCCAAAGATCGAATACCACCTGCAGGACGCCATCGGCCGCACCTGGCAGCTGGGCACGATGCAGGTGGATTTCATGATGCCGGCCCGGCTCGGCGCCGAGTATGTCGACGAAAACAGCCAGAAAAAGCACCCGGTCATGCTGCACCGGGCGATCGTCGGCTCAATGGAGCGTTTCATCGGCATCCTGATCGAGCACCATGCCGGGGCCTATCCGGCCTGGCTGGCGCCGGTCCAGGCCGTGGTGGCCAACATCACCGATGCCCAGGCCGAGTATGTCGACGAGGTGAAGAAAATCCTTGCGAATCAAGGCTTCCGGGTCGTTTCGGATTTGCGGAACGAGAAAATCGGCTATAAGATCCGCGAGCATACGCTGCAACGGGTCCCCTACCTGCTGGTGGTCGGCGACCGCGAGAAGGAAAATGGCGCTGTTGCCGTGCGCACGCGCTCAGGCGAGGATTTGGGCACAATGAGCGTCCAGGCATTCGCCGAGCGGCTGCGCACCGAGCACGCAGCGTGA
- a CDS encoding EF-hand domain-containing protein gives MIRKTLIALAIVATLGGGTALAVAQDAATPPPPPKSLDTNQDGQISRAEAAASPRLAKEFDTLDKNKDGELSRDEMPHPHHGRHHHGPRHGERMAKLDTNKDGRISAEEAKADPRFAEHFAQMDLNKDGFIDKADRELGMKQRRDAFFAKADTNKDGMLSKAEFEAAKPERPMHGPGRRGHGPGDGHMPPPPRDEAAQGS, from the coding sequence ATGATCCGTAAGACCCTGATCGCCCTCGCCATCGTCGCCACACTGGGGGGCGGCACCGCGCTGGCTGTCGCGCAGGACGCTGCAACACCCCCGCCCCCGCCCAAGTCGCTGGACACCAACCAGGATGGCCAGATCAGCCGGGCCGAAGCTGCGGCATCACCGCGACTGGCCAAGGAGTTCGACACCCTGGACAAGAACAAGGATGGGGAGCTGTCGCGTGATGAGATGCCGCACCCGCACCATGGCCGCCATCACCACGGCCCGCGTCACGGCGAGCGCATGGCCAAGCTGGACACCAACAAGGATGGCCGCATCAGCGCCGAGGAGGCCAAGGCCGATCCGCGCTTTGCCGAGCACTTCGCGCAGATGGACCTCAACAAGGATGGCTTCATCGACAAGGCCGATCGCGAGCTGGGCATGAAACAGCGACGCGACGCGTTCTTCGCCAAGGCCGATACCAACAAGGACGGCATGCTGAGCAAGGCCGAATTCGAGGCGGCCAAGCCAGAGCGCCCGATGCATGGCCCCGGCCGTCGCGGCCATGGCCCGGGGGACGGGCACATGCCGCCGCCGCCCAGGGACGAGGCCGCGCAGGGCAGCTGA
- a CDS encoding DUF2846 domain-containing protein, translating into MSKFWIGGLVLAVAVLSSGCASVPLSTSADSAAAKAFPAPADGKAGIYVYRSSFVGKALKKDVWIDGKCVGQSAGKVFFYEQVDGGKEHTLSTESEFSPNDLLLYAEAGKNYFIRQIIKMGVFVGGARLERVSDEEGKQEISELNLAKSGKCS; encoded by the coding sequence GTGAGTAAGTTCTGGATCGGCGGGCTTGTGCTCGCCGTTGCTGTGCTGTCGTCTGGTTGTGCAAGCGTCCCGCTTTCGACGAGCGCGGATTCGGCTGCGGCGAAGGCGTTTCCAGCGCCTGCCGATGGCAAGGCAGGTATTTACGTCTATCGCAGCAGCTTTGTGGGCAAGGCGCTGAAGAAGGATGTATGGATCGACGGGAAATGCGTCGGCCAGTCGGCTGGCAAAGTGTTCTTCTACGAGCAGGTCGATGGTGGGAAGGAGCACACGCTCTCCACCGAATCGGAGTTCTCGCCGAATGATCTGCTGCTCTATGCCGAGGCAGGGAAGAACTATTTCATCCGTCAGATCATCAAAATGGGCGTGTTCGTCGGAGGCGCCAGGCTTGAACGCGTATCGGACGAGGAAGGCAAGCAAGAGATATCGGAGCTCAATCTGGCCAAGTCGGGCAAGTGCTCGTAA
- a CDS encoding RNA polymerase sigma factor yields the protein MSAIALDLDLTLRRELPAAARGDRDAYGRIVSACQNTVTAVAWAITRDVQASEDIAQDTFLSAWKHLGTLKQPDSFLPWIRQIARNLARNHLRSTRQRPLSGPQAELAIELAADTAPTPDERLLQTEEESVAAEVIATLPEDARETLMLYYREGQSSQQVANLLGLTDAAVRKRLSRAREAVRGELLARFGEFARGTAPAAAFTLVVTSALTVAAPPAAAATTLGLAGSAGAKGLGKVLLGSLGGIGAGLAGAGLGIWWGLRRNLRGAIDARERAELKRSALINAAASVVFVLAMCACATLRVGWVPLISLTAVFFGVIFWQSAIVEPRIKARRHAQEAAIDPEAAAKRRRRERAMCWLGITLGLVCGGGGLLLAVLRAGLPAF from the coding sequence ATGTCCGCCATCGCACTTGACCTCGATCTGACCCTGCGCCGCGAATTGCCGGCCGCCGCGCGCGGCGACCGTGACGCCTACGGCCGCATCGTCAGCGCCTGCCAGAACACGGTCACCGCTGTGGCCTGGGCTATCACCCGTGACGTGCAGGCCAGCGAGGACATCGCGCAGGACACCTTCCTGAGCGCCTGGAAGCATCTGGGCACACTGAAGCAGCCGGACAGCTTCCTGCCCTGGATTCGCCAGATCGCGCGGAACCTGGCCCGCAACCACCTGCGCAGCACGCGACAACGCCCGCTCTCCGGCCCGCAGGCAGAGCTGGCGATCGAACTGGCCGCCGACACCGCGCCAACGCCCGACGAGCGGCTGTTGCAGACCGAGGAGGAATCGGTCGCAGCCGAAGTCATCGCCACCCTGCCCGAGGACGCACGCGAGACCTTGATGCTGTACTACCGCGAAGGCCAGAGTTCGCAGCAGGTGGCCAACTTGCTGGGACTGACCGATGCGGCGGTACGCAAGCGCCTGTCGCGTGCGCGCGAGGCCGTGCGCGGCGAACTGCTGGCGCGTTTTGGCGAATTCGCCCGCGGGACCGCACCGGCCGCCGCCTTCACGCTGGTGGTGACCAGCGCCTTGACCGTGGCCGCGCCACCGGCCGCCGCAGCCACGACGCTTGGCCTGGCGGGCAGCGCCGGGGCCAAGGGCCTGGGCAAAGTGCTGCTGGGAAGCCTGGGCGGGATCGGGGCCGGCCTGGCTGGCGCGGGGCTGGGGATCTGGTGGGGACTGCGGCGCAATCTGCGCGGCGCCATCGATGCCCGCGAACGCGCCGAGCTCAAGCGCAGTGCCCTGATCAATGCGGCGGCCAGCGTCGTCTTCGTGCTGGCGATGTGTGCCTGCGCCACGCTCCGCGTCGGCTGGGTGCCTCTCATCAGCCTGACGGCCGTCTTCTTCGGCGTGATCTTCTGGCAGTCGGCCATCGTCGAGCCGCGCATCAAGGCGCGCCGGCATGCACAGGAAGCCGCGATCGATCCGGAAGCGGCCGCGAAGCGTCGCCGGCGCGAACGCGCGATGTGCTGGCTGGGAATCACACTGGGACTGGTGTGCGGCGGGGGCGGACTGCTGTTGGCGGTGCTGCGCGCCGGGCTGCCGGCGTTCTGA
- a CDS encoding arginyltransferase, whose amino-acid sequence MGTNSASPREDVRLFHTGEHPCGYWPERVARDLVLDPRDPRLAMFYPTALSWGFRRSGDLVYRPHCQGCRACVPVRIPIDRFTPDRSQRRCAARNARVEARVVPAQRSAEHLALYQRYLTHRHAGGGMDDHGAAEFEQFLVGRWSDSRFLELREDGRLLAVAVTDLVPQALSAVYTFFDPNDAARSLGTLAILRQLEWARRDQRQWLYLGYWIAGHRKMDYKRRFTPLEAFDGRRWDDIEDVLGP is encoded by the coding sequence ATGGGAACCAATTCCGCGAGCCCGCGTGAGGACGTACGCTTGTTCCATACCGGCGAGCACCCGTGCGGCTACTGGCCCGAACGGGTGGCGCGCGACCTGGTGCTGGACCCGCGCGATCCCCGCCTGGCGATGTTCTATCCCACCGCGCTGTCCTGGGGTTTCCGCCGTTCCGGCGACCTGGTCTATCGCCCCCACTGCCAAGGCTGTCGCGCCTGTGTCCCGGTGCGCATCCCGATAGACCGCTTCACGCCGGATCGTAGCCAGCGACGGTGCGCGGCACGCAACGCGCGCGTCGAGGCCCGCGTCGTACCGGCTCAGCGCAGCGCCGAACACCTGGCCCTGTACCAGCGCTACCTGACCCATCGCCACGCCGGTGGCGGCATGGACGACCATGGAGCGGCCGAGTTCGAACAGTTCCTGGTCGGGCGCTGGTCGGACAGCCGCTTCCTGGAACTGCGCGAGGATGGGCGACTGCTGGCCGTGGCGGTCACCGACCTGGTGCCGCAGGCGCTCTCGGCGGTCTACACCTTCTTCGACCCCAACGATGCCGCGCGCAGCCTGGGCACCCTGGCCATCCTGCGCCAGCTCGAATGGGCTCGCCGCGACCAGCGCCAGTGGCTGTACCTGGGGTACTGGATCGCCGGGCACCGCAAGATGGATTACAAGCGACGCTTCACGCCGCTGGAGGCCTTCGACGGGCGTCGCTGGGACGACATCGAGGATGTGTTGGGGCCGTGA
- the purT gene encoding formate-dependent phosphoribosylglycinamide formyltransferase: MTTLGTPLSSSATRVLLLGSGELGKEVAIELQRFGVEVIAADRYADAPAMQVAHRSHVLDMLDPAALRALIAAERPHLVVPEIEAIHTQTLVELEADGLQVIPTARAARLTMDREGIRRLAAETLGLPTSPYRFVDSREEYEAAVKAVGLPCVVKPLMSSSGKGQSTLRSEADIGPAWDYAQTGGRAGAGRCIVEGFIDFDYEITLLTVRHAGGTSFCAPVGHWQKDGDYRESWQPQPMSAAALARAQQIARAITDDLGGRGLFGVELFVKGDEVWFSEVSPRPHDTGLVTLASQDLSEFALHARAILGLPVGAADGEVIPVLAPSASCALLAQGHGTPVFANVEAALVAPQTALRLFGKPRVEGQRRVGVTLARGADIDAARATARDAAAAIQIALE, encoded by the coding sequence ATGACCACCCTCGGCACCCCGCTGTCCTCCTCCGCCACCCGCGTCCTGCTGCTGGGCTCGGGTGAACTGGGCAAGGAGGTGGCCATCGAGCTGCAGCGTTTCGGGGTGGAGGTCATCGCCGCGGATCGCTACGCCGATGCGCCGGCCATGCAGGTGGCCCATCGCAGCCATGTGCTGGACATGCTCGATCCGGCCGCGCTGCGTGCGCTGATCGCCGCCGAGCGGCCGCACCTGGTGGTGCCGGAGATCGAGGCCATCCACACCCAGACCCTGGTCGAGCTGGAAGCCGATGGCCTGCAGGTCATCCCGACCGCGCGCGCCGCGCGCCTGACCATGGACCGCGAAGGCATCCGTCGCCTGGCTGCCGAAACGCTGGGCCTGCCAACCTCCCCGTACCGCTTTGTCGACAGCCGTGAGGAGTACGAGGCGGCGGTGAAGGCCGTTGGCCTGCCGTGCGTGGTCAAGCCGCTGATGTCCTCCTCGGGCAAGGGCCAGAGCACGTTGCGCAGCGAGGCCGACATCGGCCCGGCATGGGACTACGCGCAGACCGGCGGCCGCGCCGGCGCGGGGCGTTGCATCGTCGAAGGCTTCATCGACTTCGATTACGAGATCACCCTGCTGACCGTGCGCCATGCCGGCGGCACCAGCTTCTGCGCGCCGGTCGGCCACTGGCAGAAGGACGGTGATTACCGCGAGAGCTGGCAGCCGCAGCCGATGAGCGCGGCCGCGCTGGCGCGCGCCCAGCAGATCGCCCGTGCCATTACCGACGACCTGGGCGGGCGCGGGCTGTTCGGCGTGGAGCTGTTCGTGAAGGGGGACGAGGTCTGGTTCTCGGAGGTCTCGCCGCGCCCGCACGACACCGGGCTGGTCACGCTCGCCTCGCAGGACCTGAGCGAGTTTGCGCTGCATGCCCGGGCCATTCTTGGCCTGCCGGTGGGGGCGGCCGACGGCGAGGTGATCCCGGTGCTGGCGCCGTCGGCCTCGTGCGCCTTGCTTGCGCAGGGACACGGCACCCCGGTGTTCGCCAACGTCGAGGCCGCCCTGGTGGCGCCTCAGACCGCGCTGCGCCTGTTCGGCAAGCCGCGCGTGGAAGGCCAGCGTCGCGTCGGGGTGACCCTGGCGCGTGGAGCCGACATCGACGCCGCCCGCGCCACCGCGCGCGATGCCGCGGCGGCGATCCAGATCGCTTTGGAATAA
- the rpmI gene encoding 50S ribosomal protein L35 codes for MPKIKTHRAAAKRFRKTASGKFKAGHANRSHILTKKATKRKRGLRATNIIRAEDSGRLNRMLPYL; via the coding sequence ATGCCCAAGATCAAGACCCACCGGGCGGCTGCGAAGCGTTTTCGCAAGACCGCGTCGGGCAAGTTCAAGGCTGGCCACGCCAACCGTAGCCACATCCTCACCAAGAAGGCGACCAAGCGGAAGCGCGGTCTTCGTGCGACGAACATCATTCGCGCCGAAGATTCCGGCCGTTTGAACCGCATGCTGCCCTACCTCTGA
- the tesB gene encoding acyl-CoA thioesterase II: MPVPPEPVVAELIDLLSLERLEDNLFRGQSRDIGTKYVFGGQVLGQALSAAQATVDPAGARRAHSLHAYFLRAGDVEAPIVYDVDRTRDGGSFSVRRVTAIQHGKVIFFCAASFQGDEPGVEHQPEMPQVPAPEAIDEQPSVPAEVMATLPPKVQRWLNRLGPFEFRHVQPRNELDPQRLPPRQQFWFRLSEPVGDSPELHRALLAYASDYQLLGTANFPHGISYYQPNVQMASLDHALWFHRPFRADDWLLYAIDSPTAQNSRGMARGLIFDRAGRLVASTAQEGLVRVVPTAGDAAHVPAKE, encoded by the coding sequence CTGCCCGTGCCGCCTGAACCCGTCGTCGCCGAACTGATCGACCTGCTGTCCCTGGAACGGCTGGAGGACAACCTGTTCCGGGGCCAGAGTCGGGACATCGGCACCAAGTACGTCTTCGGTGGCCAGGTGCTGGGGCAGGCGCTGTCCGCGGCGCAGGCCACCGTCGATCCGGCTGGTGCGCGGCGCGCGCACTCGCTGCACGCGTACTTCCTGCGCGCTGGCGACGTGGAAGCCCCCATCGTCTACGACGTGGACCGCACGCGCGACGGCGGCAGCTTCTCGGTGCGCCGGGTGACCGCGATCCAGCACGGCAAGGTGATCTTCTTCTGCGCGGCGTCCTTCCAGGGCGACGAACCCGGGGTCGAGCACCAGCCGGAGATGCCGCAGGTGCCGGCGCCGGAAGCCATCGATGAACAGCCTTCGGTGCCAGCGGAGGTCATGGCGACCCTGCCGCCCAAGGTGCAGCGCTGGCTCAACCGGCTGGGTCCGTTCGAGTTCCGCCACGTGCAGCCGCGCAACGAGCTGGATCCGCAGCGCCTGCCGCCGCGCCAGCAGTTCTGGTTCCGGCTGAGCGAACCGGTCGGCGATTCGCCGGAGCTGCACCGCGCCCTGCTGGCCTATGCCTCGGACTACCAACTGCTGGGCACGGCCAATTTCCCGCACGGCATCAGCTACTACCAGCCCAATGTGCAGATGGCCTCGCTGGACCATGCCCTGTGGTTCCATCGCCCGTTCCGCGCGGACGACTGGCTGCTCTACGCCATCGACAGCCCGACCGCGCAGAATTCGCGTGGCATGGCCCGCGGGCTGATCTTCGACCGCGCAGGTCGCCTGGTGGCCAGTACCGCGCAGGAAGGCCTGGTCCGGGTGGTGCCCACCGCTGGCGATGCCGCCCACGTGCCGGCCAAGGAATAG